One Polaribacter sp. KT25b DNA segment encodes these proteins:
- a CDS encoding pseudouridine synthase, whose product MESNKNSSRGRQEGGKSRPQKDTKRSTSQRGSGKSSSSRDAKKATFKRVANKPTFKRDARKSTPLNRQNVKKEYKKINPDKKSDDSLGIRLNKYIANSGVCSRREADTYIEHGSVEVNGKLVTEMGYKVQPDDIVRFDGTSISPEEKRYILLNKPKNYITTMDDDRGRKTVMELIANASKERIYPVGRLDRNTTGLLLFTNDGDLAKKLTHPKHNVRKLYHASLDRKLELNDLEKLRGEVIIEGKKVFIDAISYVNNEPKTEVGIEIHSGRNRIVRKIFEHVGYKVNKLDRVIFAELTKKNLPRGRYRELTKLEVTNLQMMK is encoded by the coding sequence ATGGAATCAAATAAAAACTCGTCGCGAGGACGACAAGAAGGTGGTAAAAGTAGACCTCAAAAAGACACAAAAAGAAGTACTTCACAAAGAGGAAGTGGTAAAAGTTCATCTTCAAGAGATGCAAAAAAAGCTACTTTTAAAAGAGTTGCTAACAAGCCAACATTTAAAAGAGACGCTAGAAAAAGCACGCCTTTAAATAGACAAAATGTTAAAAAGGAGTATAAAAAAATAAATCCTGATAAAAAATCTGACGATTCTTTAGGAATTCGTTTAAATAAATATATAGCAAATTCTGGTGTTTGTTCTCGTAGAGAAGCAGATACTTATATAGAGCATGGTAGTGTAGAGGTAAATGGAAAGTTAGTTACAGAAATGGGCTACAAAGTACAACCTGATGACATAGTTCGTTTTGATGGAACCTCAATTTCTCCAGAAGAAAAAAGATATATTCTTTTAAATAAACCAAAGAATTATATTACTACTATGGATGATGATCGTGGTCGTAAAACGGTTATGGAATTAATTGCAAATGCATCAAAAGAAAGAATTTATCCTGTTGGTCGATTAGATAGAAATACAACCGGTTTATTACTATTTACAAATGATGGAGATTTGGCTAAAAAATTAACGCATCCAAAACATAATGTACGTAAATTATATCATGCTTCTTTAGATCGTAAATTAGAATTAAACGATTTAGAAAAATTAAGAGGAGAAGTTATCATTGAAGGTAAAAAAGTATTTATTGATGCAATTTCTTATGTTAATAACGAACCAAAAACAGAGGTTGGAATAGAAATTCATTCTGGTAGAAATAGAATTGTTCGTAAAATATTTGAACATGTTGGTTACAAGGTTAATAAATTGGATAGAGTTATTTTTGCTGAGTTAACTAAGAAAAACTTACCAAGAGGAAGATATAGAGAGTTAACTAAATTAGAAGTAACCAATCTTCAAATGATGAAATAA
- a CDS encoding geranylgeranylglycerol-phosphate geranylgeranyltransferase: MNSSKVKAFLKKIFSLLSVVRGYNILILVIAQYLAAIFIFSSEKSIRHVIFDLDLLYIVLASVCVVASGYIINNFYDVKVDQINRPLKTSLDNYVKQETKLSLYFFLNFLGFVFGLFVSVKAALFFAIYIFGIWFYSHKLKKHAFTGLISATILTILPFFAVFVYFKNFSKIIFVHAIFLFLVIMVRELIKDLENIKGALVNNYKTFSVVYGEAKTKQLSIFLLLLTIFPVIVLLSYPAISYMKYYFYLSFLTLFYVGFYLCKSNKQRQYAFLHNILKILLLIGVFSLVFIDTSLLIEKVIDRLN, encoded by the coding sequence ATAAATTCTTCAAAAGTGAAGGCATTCCTAAAAAAAATATTCAGTTTATTATCTGTAGTTAGGGGTTATAACATTCTTATTTTAGTTATTGCACAATATCTAGCGGCTATTTTTATTTTTTCATCAGAAAAATCGATTAGACACGTTATTTTTGATTTAGATTTACTTTATATTGTTTTGGCTTCTGTTTGTGTTGTGGCTTCTGGTTATATTATAAATAATTTTTATGATGTTAAAGTAGATCAAATTAATAGGCCTCTTAAAACCTCTTTAGATAATTATGTAAAGCAAGAAACTAAATTGTCGCTTTATTTTTTCTTAAACTTTTTAGGCTTTGTTTTTGGTTTATTTGTGTCTGTAAAAGCGGCACTTTTCTTCGCAATTTATATTTTTGGTATTTGGTTTTATTCTCATAAACTAAAAAAACATGCGTTTACAGGGTTAATTTCTGCAACAATACTTACAATTTTGCCTTTTTTTGCTGTTTTTGTCTATTTTAAAAACTTCTCCAAAATTATTTTTGTCCATGCAATTTTCTTATTCTTAGTAATTATGGTAAGAGAATTAATAAAAGATTTAGAAAATATAAAAGGAGCTTTAGTTAATAATTATAAGACGTTTTCTGTGGTTTATGGAGAGGCAAAAACAAAACAATTGTCAATATTTTTATTATTATTAACCATTTTTCCTGTAATTGTGTTGCTGAGTTATCCGGCAATAAGTTATATGAAATATTACTTTTATTTATCTTTTTTAACCCTTTTTTATGTAGGTTTTTATCTTTGTAAATCAAACAAACAAAGACAATATGCGTTTTTACATAACATTCTAAAAATCTTATTGTTAATTGGTGTTTTTAGCCTTGTTTTTATTGATACTTCTTTACTTATAGAAAAAGTAATTGATAGATTGAATTAG
- a CDS encoding mevalonate kinase encodes MKGPLFYAKILLFGEYGIIKNSKGLAIPFNTYRGALKTTEVLEGKAKVSNENLYKLYNHLSTLETELVSFNLKKFKTDLEKGMYFDSSIPQGYGVGSSGALVASIYDKYASDKITVLENLTREKLLRLKEVFSLMESFFHGKSSGLDPLNSYLSLPILINSKEHIEPAGIPSQKQGKGAVFLLDSEQIGETEPMVSIFMNKMKNEGFRKMLNEQFVTYTDACIEDFLHGNVSSLFSNVKSLSKIVLKNFKPMIPDAFHKVWANGIKTNDYYLKLCGSGGGGYILGFTEDYEKAQKSLKGYKTELVYRF; translated from the coding sequence ATGAAAGGACCACTTTTTTATGCTAAGATTCTACTTTTTGGAGAATATGGAATTATAAAAAATTCTAAAGGGTTAGCAATTCCGTTTAATACTTATAGAGGAGCACTAAAAACAACAGAAGTTTTAGAGGGTAAAGCAAAAGTTTCAAATGAAAATTTGTACAAACTTTACAATCATCTTTCTACTCTAGAGACAGAATTAGTTTCTTTTAATTTAAAAAAATTTAAAACTGATTTAGAAAAAGGAATGTATTTTGATTCTTCTATTCCGCAAGGTTATGGAGTTGGCAGTTCTGGCGCTTTGGTGGCGTCAATTTATGATAAATATGCATCAGACAAAATTACCGTTTTAGAGAATTTAACAAGAGAAAAATTATTAAGGTTAAAAGAAGTTTTTTCTTTAATGGAATCTTTTTTTCACGGTAAAAGTTCTGGCTTAGATCCATTAAACTCTTATTTAAGTTTGCCAATTTTAATCAACTCTAAAGAACATATAGAGCCTGCTGGTATTCCTTCTCAAAAACAAGGTAAAGGAGCTGTGTTTTTATTAGATTCTGAGCAAATTGGTGAAACAGAACCAATGGTTAGCATTTTTATGAATAAGATGAAAAACGAAGGTTTTAGAAAAATGTTAAATGAACAATTTGTTACTTATACAGATGCTTGTATCGAAGATTTTTTACATGGAAATGTAAGCTCATTGTTTTCAAACGTTAAGAGTTTGTCTAAAATAGTTCTTAAAAACTTTAAACCAATGATTCCGGATGCTTTTCATAAAGTTTGGGCAAACGGAATTAAAACAAACGATTATTACTTAAAGCTTTGTGGCTCTGGAGGTGGAGGTTATATTTTAGGTTTTACAGAAGATTATGAAAAAGCTCAGAAAAGTTTAAAAGGTTATAAAACAGAGCTTGTTTACAGGTTCTAA
- a CDS encoding toxin-antitoxin system YwqK family antitoxin gives MKVSSLFILIIISFLSISIQSQETIWLDENLEKTTEHKANYYKVGTKLEGEVSYFYKNQNIYRKVFFVNGKAEGNYSEFYISGELKETGRLENGLRDGVWKTYYKNGKIESRGKYKDGEKVGIWKTFYKNI, from the coding sequence ATGAAGGTTTCATCGCTATTTATTTTGATAATTATAAGCTTTTTAAGCATTTCAATTCAAAGTCAAGAAACTATTTGGTTAGATGAAAATTTAGAGAAAACTACAGAGCATAAAGCAAATTATTATAAAGTTGGTACTAAATTAGAAGGTGAAGTTTCGTATTTTTATAAAAATCAAAATATTTACAGAAAGGTGTTTTTTGTAAATGGTAAAGCAGAGGGGAATTACTCTGAATTCTATATTTCTGGAGAATTAAAAGAAACAGGAAGGTTAGAAAATGGTTTGCGTGATGGTGTTTGGAAAACCTATTATAAAAACGGTAAAATAGAATCTCGTGGTAAATATAAAGACGGCGAGAAAGTAGGAATTTGGAAGACTTTTTATAAAAATATTTAA
- a CDS encoding diphosphomevalonate/mevalonate 3,5-bisphosphate decarboxylase family protein → MNTDQFLVKSELKHIDTASFTWQTPSNIALVKYWGKSNPQISKNASISFTLNNCHTITTIDFSKKQNSELVSEFNRTVDFDLFFEGKQKEEFKPKIAEFFRRVEEYCPYIFDYKMTINSENSFPHSSGIASSASGLSAIAMCLMSLEKEINADLSADFINKKASFLARLGSGSASRSIEGPLVVWGKHPAIEGSSDLFGIQFPYKVHSVFENYQDAILLVDEGEKQVSSTIGHNLMHNHPFAESRFLQANENLAKMAKILQEGDIKSFVNLVESEALTLHAMMLTSNPYFILMKPNTLEIINKIWEYRQENNSNICFTLDAGANVHVLFPESEKLNVLQFIDSQLSKFCQKNHYICDTVGFGAKKL, encoded by the coding sequence TTGAATACAGATCAATTTTTAGTAAAATCGGAATTAAAACATATAGATACAGCAAGTTTTACTTGGCAAACACCAAGTAATATTGCACTAGTAAAATATTGGGGAAAAAGCAATCCTCAAATATCAAAAAATGCTTCTATCAGTTTTACTTTAAACAATTGCCATACAATTACTACAATAGATTTTTCGAAAAAACAAAACTCAGAATTAGTTTCAGAATTTAATAGAACGGTAGATTTTGATTTGTTTTTTGAAGGAAAGCAAAAGGAAGAATTTAAACCAAAAATTGCAGAATTTTTTAGAAGAGTAGAAGAATATTGCCCTTATATTTTTGATTATAAAATGACAATAAATTCAGAAAATTCTTTTCCACATTCAAGCGGAATTGCTTCATCCGCAAGCGGATTAAGTGCAATTGCAATGTGTTTAATGAGTTTAGAGAAAGAAATAAATGCCGATTTATCTGCAGATTTTATCAATAAAAAAGCTTCTTTTTTAGCCCGTTTAGGATCTGGAAGTGCAAGTAGAAGTATAGAAGGTCCTTTAGTTGTTTGGGGAAAACATCCTGCAATTGAAGGAAGCTCAGATTTATTTGGAATTCAGTTTCCTTATAAAGTGCATTCAGTTTTTGAAAATTATCAAGATGCAATTTTGCTGGTTGATGAAGGCGAAAAACAAGTTTCGAGTACAATAGGTCATAATTTAATGCACAATCATCCTTTTGCAGAAAGTCGCTTTTTGCAAGCCAATGAAAATTTAGCTAAAATGGCTAAAATTCTTCAAGAAGGAGACATAAAAAGCTTTGTTAATTTAGTAGAAAGTGAGGCCTTAACGTTGCATGCAATGATGTTGACGAGCAATCCTTATTTTATTTTGATGAAACCCAATACATTAGAAATTATCAATAAAATTTGGGAATATCGACAAGAAAATAACAGTAATATTTGTTTTACTTTAGATGCTGGCGCAAATGTACATGTGTTGTTTCCAGAGAGTGAAAAATTAAATGTATTGCAATTTATTGATAGTCAGTTATCTAAATTTTGTCAGAAAAATCATTACATTTGTGATACTGTAGGTTTTGGGGCAAAAAAACTTTAA
- a CDS encoding thiamine diphosphokinase: MKQKKVFLLLNGEPPKTLPEFSDYAIICATDGAYQFLKEQQIIPDFISGDFDSLENLPKDIEVIHTPNQDFTDFDKILQILFDKGFTTIDIFGASGKEQDHFLGNLHTTIQWKEKLQLTFFDNHSRYFLADKSTELTISKDKIVSLVPFPKATNIITDGLQYPLRKEDLIFGERIGTRNKSIKNKLKITFESGELFIFINH, encoded by the coding sequence ATGAAACAAAAAAAAGTCTTTTTACTTTTAAATGGAGAACCACCAAAAACACTTCCAGAATTTTCTGATTATGCAATAATTTGTGCAACAGATGGCGCTTATCAATTTTTAAAAGAACAACAAATAATTCCTGATTTCATAAGTGGTGATTTTGATTCTTTAGAAAATTTACCAAAAGATATTGAAGTAATTCACACACCAAATCAAGATTTTACAGATTTTGATAAAATACTTCAAATTTTGTTTGATAAAGGTTTTACAACTATTGATATTTTTGGCGCAAGTGGAAAAGAACAAGATCATTTTTTAGGAAACTTGCACACTACAATTCAGTGGAAAGAAAAATTACAACTTACTTTTTTTGACAATCATAGTCGTTATTTTTTAGCTGATAAAAGCACAGAACTTACAATTTCTAAAGACAAAATTGTTTCTTTAGTTCCTTTCCCAAAAGCAACCAATATTATTACTGATGGATTACAATATCCGTTAAGAAAAGAAGATTTAATTTTTGGAGAAAGAATTGGTACTAGAAATAAGTCCATCAAAAACAAACTAAAAATTACTTTTGAAAGTGGAGAATTATTCATTTTCATCAATCATTAA
- a CDS encoding ChaN family lipoprotein, producing the protein MKHFIVSFLLLSIINITKAQNKPAYQLFQNNGELANYDEMVKDLAQSDMVFFGEYHTNPISHWLQLEISKSFFEIKGKNLFFGAEMFESGNQLVLNEYLAGLYPENKMIPEITQLWSNYKTDYKPLVEFAKDNELRFIASNIPRRYAAMINKKGINALDELSTEALALIGPDLKKYFDPTVKAYAEMADNMGGHVPPNMLNIQTAQAAKDATMAHFSLKNFKPGNLLLHFEGSYHSNYEQGIIWWIHKIQPGLKLKSITTVTQSEWDEMNDEKKNTIANYIIVVANNMTQTNQ; encoded by the coding sequence ATGAAACATTTTATAGTAAGTTTTCTACTATTATCAATCATCAACATTACAAAAGCTCAAAATAAACCTGCTTATCAATTATTTCAAAATAATGGGGAATTAGCAAATTATGATGAAATGGTTAAAGATCTTGCACAAAGTGATATGGTTTTCTTTGGCGAATATCATACAAATCCTATTTCTCATTGGTTGCAACTAGAAATAAGTAAAAGCTTTTTTGAGATTAAAGGAAAGAATCTGTTTTTTGGTGCAGAAATGTTTGAAAGTGGAAACCAATTAGTTTTAAATGAATATTTAGCTGGTTTATATCCAGAAAACAAAATGATTCCAGAAATAACACAATTATGGAGTAATTATAAAACAGATTATAAACCATTGGTTGAATTTGCAAAAGATAACGAACTTCGTTTTATTGCATCTAATATTCCTAGAAGATATGCTGCAATGATTAACAAAAAGGGAATAAATGCCTTAGATGAATTAAGTACTGAAGCACTTGCATTGATTGGCCCAGATTTAAAAAAATATTTTGATCCAACTGTAAAAGCGTATGCAGAAATGGCAGATAATATGGGCGGTCACGTTCCACCTAATATGTTAAATATACAAACAGCACAAGCTGCTAAAGATGCTACAATGGCACATTTTTCTCTTAAAAACTTTAAACCAGGAAATCTATTATTACATTTTGAAGGATCTTACCATTCTAATTATGAACAAGGAATAATTTGGTGGATTCATAAAATTCAACCTGGGTTAAAACTAAAATCAATTACTACTGTTACACAATCTGAATGGGATGAAATGAATGATGAGAAAAAAAACACAATTGCTAATTATATAATTGTAGTTGCAAATAATATGACACAGACAAATCAATAG
- a CDS encoding L-lactate dehydrogenase gives MVTNNKTNSKVVIIGTGMVGMSFAYSLLNQGTAKELVLIDINKERAIGEAMDLNHGMSFAPRKMKIYAGEYSDCEGADIVVITAGVPQKDGETRINLLNRNAAIMKIVVGQVMKNNFDGIILVASNPVDILTYVAWKASGLPPSKVIGSGTSLDTARLRFEIAQKINISVKNIHAYIMGEHGDSEFVCWSQAYVGAKPLIEIIETMKEIEFKDLEEIHNSVKNAAYEIIKRKKATYYGIGMTLVSITSAILNDENRIIPISVYNDGIYDTEKDLYIGLPAVLNASGVNHIMKLKLNNKELEQLDESATILKNILNQMDI, from the coding sequence ATGGTAACAAATAATAAAACAAATAGCAAAGTTGTAATTATTGGTACAGGAATGGTTGGTATGAGTTTTGCTTACTCTTTATTAAACCAAGGTACTGCTAAAGAATTAGTTTTAATTGACATCAATAAAGAGCGTGCCATTGGAGAAGCAATGGATTTAAATCACGGTATGTCTTTTGCTCCAAGAAAAATGAAAATTTACGCTGGTGAGTATAGCGATTGTGAAGGTGCAGATATTGTTGTAATTACCGCTGGAGTTCCTCAAAAAGACGGAGAAACAAGAATTAATTTATTAAATAGAAATGCAGCAATTATGAAAATAGTTGTTGGGCAAGTAATGAAAAATAATTTTGACGGAATTATTTTAGTTGCTTCTAACCCTGTTGATATTTTAACGTATGTTGCCTGGAAAGCTTCTGGTCTTCCTCCTTCTAAAGTAATCGGTAGCGGAACTTCTCTAGATACCGCAAGACTTCGATTTGAAATTGCACAAAAAATTAATATTTCTGTTAAAAACATTCACGCATATATTATGGGTGAACATGGTGATTCTGAATTTGTTTGTTGGTCTCAGGCCTATGTTGGCGCAAAACCTCTTATAGAGATTATTGAAACCATGAAAGAAATTGAATTTAAAGATTTAGAAGAAATTCATAATTCGGTAAAAAATGCAGCTTATGAAATTATTAAGCGTAAAAAAGCAACTTATTATGGTATTGGTATGACTTTGGTAAGCATTACCTCTGCTATTTTAAATGATGAAAATAGAATTATTCCGATTTCTGTTTATAATGACGGAATTTATGACACAGAAAAAGATCTATATATTGGTTTACCCGCAGTATTAAATGCATCCGGAGTTAACCATATTATGAAACTAAAACTCAATAATAAAGAGCTAGAACAACTGGATGAATCAGCTACTATTTTAAAGAATATTTTAAACCAAATGGATATTTAA
- a CDS encoding VOC family protein: MHTFSFNHIALSVRDVDISIKFYQKVFHFKEIKNTASNSKTRWLSIGEDKQLHLIPRPNFEIKVNKAVHFALSTADIDSFVVDLKELQIDYSDWKNTQKKDYVRNDGILQIYFQDPNGYWIEVNNDV, from the coding sequence ATGCATACTTTTTCATTCAATCATATAGCACTTTCTGTAAGAGATGTAGATATATCTATCAAATTTTATCAAAAAGTGTTTCACTTTAAAGAAATTAAAAACACAGCTTCTAATTCTAAAACCAGATGGTTGTCTATTGGAGAAGACAAACAACTTCATTTAATTCCGCGTCCTAATTTTGAAATAAAGGTAAACAAGGCAGTTCATTTTGCTTTATCAACGGCTGATATAGATTCTTTTGTAGTCGATTTAAAAGAACTACAAATTGATTATTCTGATTGGAAAAACACACAAAAAAAAGATTATGTTAGAAATGATGGAATTCTACAAATTTATTTTCAAGACCCAAATGGATATTGGATTGAAGTAAATAATGATGTTTGA
- a CDS encoding thioredoxin family protein gives MALTESNEFRIGTKAQDFNLINTVDDNFLSLENAKGEKGTVIMFICNHCPFVIHVNSELVKMANDYQKKGIHFIAISSNDVENYPQDSPELMKQLAIDENYPFPYLFDETQEVAKAYDAACTPDFYVFDADLKSVYHGQLDNSRPGNGKPVTGIDLRNALDNLLANKSAIENQKPSMGCGIKWK, from the coding sequence ATGGCATTAACAGAATCAAACGAATTTAGAATTGGCACAAAAGCTCAGGATTTTAATTTAATCAATACAGTTGATGATAATTTCCTTTCTTTAGAAAATGCAAAAGGAGAAAAAGGAACTGTTATTATGTTTATATGTAATCATTGTCCGTTTGTAATTCATGTAAATTCTGAATTAGTAAAAATGGCGAATGACTATCAAAAAAAAGGCATTCATTTTATAGCAATAAGTTCGAACGATGTTGAGAATTACCCACAAGATTCACCAGAATTGATGAAACAATTAGCAATAGATGAAAACTATCCTTTTCCTTATTTGTTTGATGAAACTCAGGAAGTAGCAAAAGCGTATGATGCTGCTTGTACACCAGATTTTTATGTTTTTGATGCTGATTTAAAATCAGTTTATCACGGGCAATTAGATAATTCAAGACCAGGAAATGGAAAACCAGTAACAGGAATTGATTTAAGAAATGCTCTTGATAATTTATTGGCTAATAAATCAGCAATAGAAAATCAAAAACCAAGTATGGGTTGTGGAATTAAGTGGAAATAA
- a CDS encoding NAD(P)/FAD-dependent oxidoreductase, with the protein MQEKHTDKENSGFSPLGNKKGLQIIIVGGGAAGYFTAINAKENNPDLDITILEKGKDVLQKVKISGGGRCNVTHACFEPKELVKFYPRGEKELLGPFHKFMTGDTFEWFENKGVPLKIEDDNRVFPEANTSQAIIDCFQNAVDKLNINVLTNCGVNSVYQQENKWIINTKEEVFEADKVVIAAGSSKKVWELCETLNHTVVEPVPSLFTFNINDKRLVDLLGISVQNATVSISGTKLEASGPLLITHWGMSGPAVLKLSAFGARVLADKKYQYNVEVNWLSRPTEKVLNVLLNLKKKEPRKTVILKSPFTEISKRLWERFVLAAGIRIDQNWADLNNNQLENLANQLTKGVFNANGRTTFKDEFVTAGGVDLKEIDFKRFESRKHKNLFFVGEVLNIDAVTGGFNFQNAWTGGFICANALAE; encoded by the coding sequence ATGCAAGAAAAACATACAGATAAAGAGAATAGTGGATTTTCCCCTTTGGGGAATAAAAAGGGGCTTCAAATAATAATTGTTGGAGGTGGAGCAGCAGGTTATTTTACAGCAATAAACGCAAAAGAAAATAATCCTGATTTAGATATTACAATTCTTGAAAAAGGGAAAGACGTTTTGCAAAAAGTAAAAATTTCTGGAGGAGGAAGATGTAATGTAACGCATGCGTGTTTTGAGCCAAAAGAATTGGTGAAATTTTATCCAAGAGGAGAAAAAGAATTACTAGGTCCTTTTCATAAATTTATGACTGGCGATACTTTTGAATGGTTTGAAAACAAAGGTGTTCCGCTTAAAATTGAAGATGATAATCGTGTTTTCCCAGAAGCAAATACAAGTCAGGCTATTATAGATTGCTTTCAAAATGCTGTTGATAAGTTGAATATTAATGTGTTGACAAACTGTGGAGTGAATTCAGTTTATCAACAAGAAAATAAATGGATTATCAACACAAAAGAAGAGGTTTTTGAAGCTGATAAAGTAGTTATTGCTGCAGGAAGTTCTAAGAAAGTTTGGGAATTATGTGAAACTTTAAATCATACTGTTGTAGAACCTGTTCCGTCTTTATTCACGTTTAATATCAATGATAAAAGATTGGTAGATTTATTAGGTATTTCTGTGCAAAATGCAACTGTTTCTATTTCTGGAACAAAATTAGAAGCTTCAGGACCTTTGTTAATTACACATTGGGGAATGAGTGGACCGGCAGTTTTAAAACTTTCTGCTTTTGGAGCAAGAGTTTTGGCTGATAAAAAATATCAATATAATGTGGAGGTAAATTGGTTGTCTAGACCAACCGAAAAAGTACTAAATGTTCTTTTAAATTTAAAAAAGAAAGAGCCAAGAAAAACCGTGATTTTAAAATCGCCTTTTACAGAAATTTCTAAAAGATTGTGGGAGCGTTTTGTGCTTGCAGCTGGAATTAGAATTGACCAAAATTGGGCAGATTTAAATAATAATCAACTAGAAAATTTAGCAAATCAATTAACGAAAGGAGTTTTTAACGCAAATGGTAGAACTACTTTTAAAGATGAGTTTGTAACAGCTGGAGGCGTTGATTTAAAAGAAATTGACTTTAAGCGTTTTGAAAGTAGAAAACATAAAAACCTCTTTTTTGTGGGTGAAGTTTTAAATATTGACGCAGTTACAGGTGGATTCAATTTCCAAAATGCATGGACAGGTGGTTTTATTTGTGCGAATGCTTTGGCGGAATAG
- a CDS encoding GYDIA family GHMP kinase, with product MNFYSNGKLLLTGEYLVLDGAKSLAVPTKFGQDLIVDKIAAPQLIWGSFTYSGECWFEAVFDLPKLRLVSCTFNSDKEGNGEIIAETLLDILKEAKCLNPDFLNSEHGFLVKTNLTFPRNWGLGTSSTLINSIASWSNVDAFKLLWNSFKGSGYDIACAQNNTSIFYQIEDEKPIVEKVAFNPSFKENLFFVHLNQKQDSKEGIAKFRESSINFDKEIKRISEISDEFLSAKSIVDFDKLIVEHEQIISSIIKLKPVKEKLFQDYFGAIKSLGAWGGDFVLVTGNEKTPTYFKNKGFETVLTYNQMVKPTLILPKRGN from the coding sequence ATGAATTTTTATTCTAACGGAAAACTTTTATTAACAGGAGAATATTTGGTGTTAGATGGCGCAAAATCTTTGGCTGTTCCAACAAAATTTGGGCAAGATTTAATTGTTGATAAAATTGCAGCACCTCAATTAATTTGGGGAAGTTTTACATATTCTGGAGAATGTTGGTTTGAAGCTGTTTTCGATTTGCCAAAACTACGTTTAGTAAGTTGTACATTTAATTCTGATAAAGAAGGAAATGGAGAAATTATTGCAGAAACTTTGTTAGATATTTTAAAAGAAGCTAAATGCTTAAATCCAGATTTTTTAAATTCAGAACATGGCTTTTTGGTAAAAACAAATCTTACTTTTCCAAGAAATTGGGGATTAGGAACTTCATCAACATTGATTAATTCTATAGCTTCTTGGTCAAATGTAGATGCTTTTAAATTATTATGGAATTCCTTTAAAGGAAGTGGTTATGATATTGCTTGTGCACAAAATAATACATCAATATTTTATCAAATAGAAGATGAAAAACCAATTGTAGAGAAAGTAGCATTCAATCCAAGTTTTAAAGAAAATTTGTTTTTTGTGCATTTAAATCAGAAGCAAGATTCAAAAGAAGGAATTGCAAAATTTAGAGAAAGTAGTATCAATTTTGATAAAGAAATAAAAAGGATTTCAGAAATTTCTGATGAATTTTTATCAGCAAAATCAATTGTTGATTTTGATAAATTAATAGTTGAACATGAACAAATTATCAGTTCGATTATAAAATTGAAACCAGTAAAAGAAAAATTATTTCAAGATTATTTTGGAGCAATAAAAAGTTTAGGAGCTTGGGGAGGAGATTTTGTTTTAGTAACAGGAAATGAAAAAACTCCAACTTATTTTAAAAATAAAGGATTTGAAACTGTATTGACTTATAATCAAATGGTTAAGCCCACCTTAATCCTCCCAAAGAGAGGAAACTAG
- a CDS encoding DUF1569 domain-containing protein, whose product MNAQQMIEHLSAVTQIANGNWVVNTFVSDEKTARRKPFLNTENELQTGFKASFLAEEPNDLKFNSIAEAIDDLIKQVAIFVKVFSDDKNRTVVHPFFGELDFEYWQKFQVKHFTHHFKQFGLL is encoded by the coding sequence ATGAATGCACAACAAATGATTGAACATTTAAGTGCAGTAACGCAAATTGCTAATGGAAATTGGGTTGTAAATACCTTTGTTTCTGATGAAAAAACAGCTCGTAGAAAACCATTTTTAAACACAGAAAACGAATTACAAACAGGTTTTAAAGCTTCTTTTTTAGCGGAAGAACCAAATGATTTAAAATTTAATTCTATAGCAGAAGCTATTGATGATTTAATAAAACAAGTAGCCATTTTTGTAAAAGTTTTTTCTGATGATAAAAACAGAACAGTAGTTCATCCTTTTTTCGGAGAACTAGATTTTGAGTATTGGCAAAAGTTTCAAGTAAAACATTTTACGCATCATTTTAAACAATTTGGATTATTATAA